A single genomic interval of Zingiber officinale cultivar Zhangliang chromosome 4A, Zo_v1.1, whole genome shotgun sequence harbors:
- the LOC121969564 gene encoding tyrosyl-DNA phosphodiesterase 2-like isoform X3 — MGNSVSSPGGKAIAIAGGAVVLALGASYLWDFLSNDDDHLSSISTKKSSASASSTPDAPASRIRNKLAEEVLTDPRNRDGFANGSEASSTRDAPASGRTKLAEEASVTLRPEFPRRIRCHPMPQFITIVTYNIWQQDVKLNERMKAIGELMQALNMPDIILFQEVTPEIRKIFKEFKWWQQYKCVSHKTPTTKHFCLLLSKLPVKVLGLEHCKDSIMKKKLIVAEVEALGKRRSLVVANGHLKRPNLPDESHTNKRTAQAKEAITILGNYNNAIFGGDMNWSEDLDGCFPLPNGWVDAWERLRPFENGWTYDNVSNQMMIKGKRRLRKRLDRFLCKLKDYKLACIEIIGKDIIPGLRHQHREKDYPVLCSDHFGLLLRISI; from the exons ATGGGCAACTCCGTCAGCTCTCCCGGCGGAAAGGCGATCGCTATCGCCGGCGGCGCTGTTGTTTTGGCCTTGGGTGCTTCGTACTTATGGGACTTTCTCTCTAACGATG ATGATCACCTGAGTTCCATATCCACTAAAAAGAGCTCTGCTTCAGCTTCTTCCACGCCCGACGCACCGGCTTCTAGGATCAGGAACAAGTTGGCAGAGGAAGTGTTGACAGATCCGAGAAACAGAGATGGGTTTGCAAATGGTAGTGAAG CTTCTTCCACGCGTGATGCGCCGGCTTCTGGGAGGACGAAGTTGGCAGAGGAAGCGTCGGTGACTCTGCGACCAG AATTTCCAAGAAGGATCAGATGTCATCCAATGCCACAATTCATCACAATAGTAACATACAACATCTGGCAACAAGATGTGAAACTGAACGAGAGGATGAAAGCTATTGGGGAACTCATGCAAGCTCTAAATATGCCAGACATAATTCTATTTCAA GAGGTAACACCTGAAATTCgcaaaatttttaaagagttcAAATGGTGGCAACAATACAAATGTGTGTCGCACAAAACACCAACAACGAAACATTTCTGTTTGCTG TTAAGTAAGCTTCCAGTGAAGGTTCTGGGTTTGGAGCACTGTAAGGATTCcatcatgaagaagaagttgattgtAGCTGAAGTAGAAGCGTTGGGGAAGAGAAGAAGTTTGGTCGTCGCCAATGGTCACCTAAAGAGACCTAATCTACCTGACGAGTCGCACACGAACAAACGCACTGCTCAAGCCAAAGAAGCCATCACTATCCTTGGAAACTATAATAACGCCATCTTTGGAGGTGACATGAACTGGAGTGAGGACCTAGATGGGTGCTTCCCGCTGCCCAATGGGTGGGTCGATGCTTGGGAGCGCTTGAGACCCTTCGAGAACGGGTGGACTTATGACAACGTGTCCAACCAAATGATGATCAAAGGAAAGAGAAGGTTGCGGAAGAGATTGGATAGGTTTTTGTGCAAACTGAAGGACTATAAATTGGCATGTATCGAGATAATCGGCAAGGATATCATACCGGGACTCAGGCACCAACACAGGGAGAAAGACTACCCTGTGTTATGCAGTGATCACTTCGGATTGCTTCTACGAATATCTATTTGA
- the LOC121969564 gene encoding tyrosyl-DNA phosphodiesterase 2-like isoform X1: MGNSVSSPGGKAIAIAGGAVVLALGASYLWDFLSNDDDHLSSISTKKSSASASSTPDAPASRIRNKLAEEVLTDPRNRDGFANGSEASSTRDAPASGRTKLAEEASVTLRPGKMNPKNRHGYPRGSEEFPRRIRCHPMPQFITIVTYNIWQQDVKLNERMKAIGELMQALNMPDIILFQEVTPEIRKIFKEFKWWQQYKCVSHKTPTTKHFCLLLSKLPVKVLGLEHCKDSIMKKKLIVAEVEALGKRRSLVVANGHLKRPNLPDESHTNKRTAQAKEAITILGNYNNAIFGGDMNWSEDLDGCFPLPNGWVDAWERLRPFENGWTYDNVSNQMMIKGKRRLRKRLDRFLCKLKDYKLACIEIIGKDIIPGLRHQHREKDYPVLCSDHFGLLLRISI, translated from the exons ATGGGCAACTCCGTCAGCTCTCCCGGCGGAAAGGCGATCGCTATCGCCGGCGGCGCTGTTGTTTTGGCCTTGGGTGCTTCGTACTTATGGGACTTTCTCTCTAACGATG ATGATCACCTGAGTTCCATATCCACTAAAAAGAGCTCTGCTTCAGCTTCTTCCACGCCCGACGCACCGGCTTCTAGGATCAGGAACAAGTTGGCAGAGGAAGTGTTGACAGATCCGAGAAACAGAGATGGGTTTGCAAATGGTAGTGAAG CTTCTTCCACGCGTGATGCGCCGGCTTCTGGGAGGACGAAGTTGGCAGAGGAAGCGTCGGTGACTCTGCGACCAGGTAAGATGAATCCGAAAAACAGGCATGGGTATCCGAGAGGTAGTGAAG AATTTCCAAGAAGGATCAGATGTCATCCAATGCCACAATTCATCACAATAGTAACATACAACATCTGGCAACAAGATGTGAAACTGAACGAGAGGATGAAAGCTATTGGGGAACTCATGCAAGCTCTAAATATGCCAGACATAATTCTATTTCAA GAGGTAACACCTGAAATTCgcaaaatttttaaagagttcAAATGGTGGCAACAATACAAATGTGTGTCGCACAAAACACCAACAACGAAACATTTCTGTTTGCTG TTAAGTAAGCTTCCAGTGAAGGTTCTGGGTTTGGAGCACTGTAAGGATTCcatcatgaagaagaagttgattgtAGCTGAAGTAGAAGCGTTGGGGAAGAGAAGAAGTTTGGTCGTCGCCAATGGTCACCTAAAGAGACCTAATCTACCTGACGAGTCGCACACGAACAAACGCACTGCTCAAGCCAAAGAAGCCATCACTATCCTTGGAAACTATAATAACGCCATCTTTGGAGGTGACATGAACTGGAGTGAGGACCTAGATGGGTGCTTCCCGCTGCCCAATGGGTGGGTCGATGCTTGGGAGCGCTTGAGACCCTTCGAGAACGGGTGGACTTATGACAACGTGTCCAACCAAATGATGATCAAAGGAAAGAGAAGGTTGCGGAAGAGATTGGATAGGTTTTTGTGCAAACTGAAGGACTATAAATTGGCATGTATCGAGATAATCGGCAAGGATATCATACCGGGACTCAGGCACCAACACAGGGAGAAAGACTACCCTGTGTTATGCAGTGATCACTTCGGATTGCTTCTACGAATATCTATTTGA
- the LOC121969565 gene encoding uncharacterized protein LOC121969565: MAMASGSSRGSRKTSTTPSSALNNSRAPAPAVHHTTNSPGSDLPPRRNHQPHRGRRRRYRLGIKGRRLATRTHTVSNSEIHDAHGSSKTTRKLIGGGTGGQKGVSCVQMGAARPATVASSRRLAAALWHLHPEEFGGVERNTRLKCSSSLLFSAMEKATKWDPGSPNLPEDIYQFNGHLKLPEGELVNGFSVISELHLELERARSCINDLESERQSVKKKIHQFMKTLAKEKELWRRREHEKACNIIEHIKDDLIRERKNRKRLEVVNAKLVDELAEAKLSARRCLHDYEKERKAREIVEQVCEELAKEIREDKAEVEAIKMESLRLREEVDEEQRMLQMAEVWREERVQMKLIDAKLMLDEKYVQLCQLQEEIEHFLRSQSGTDIDLEALKEADMLQGAARSIKVHDIKEFYYQPPASEDIISVFEELKPTEETNWREREHYHQNSPGNHFSENDAVSPESDLFLLNPARNLNGKIKEVGDVNGDTGCETVSQVEEQASCNSPERSDPSVNGNYQESQSSTSGKDWDRRGDDGNLNSEASEICSTAMKQRNKKVSSIGRFWRSSRPKTSHKNVSAEFSNGRLSDVTLYSSSFKSAGMAVSSRR; encoded by the exons ATGGCGATGGCGTCGGGATCGAGCCGAGGGAGCAGGAAAACATCCACGACGCCATCATCCGCGCTCAACAATTCCCGTGCGCCTGCTCCGGCGGTACACCATACTACTAACTCCCCCGGCTCAGATCTGCCCCCTCGGCGGAATCACCAGCCCCACCGCGGTCGCCGCCGCCGCTACCGTCTCGGCATCAAGGGCCGACGTTTGGCCACCCGCACTCACACCGTTTCCAATTCGGAGATTCACGACGCGCATGGGTCCTCGAAGACCACCAGGAAGCTCATCGGAGGCGGAACAGGCGGCCAGAAGGGCGTGAGTTGCGTCCAAATGGGCGCTGCAAGGCCCGCGACGGTGGCTTCGTCGAGGCGGCTGGCTGCCGCTTTGTGGCACTTGCATCCCGAGGAGTTTGGAGGTGTCGAACGGAACACTCGG CTGAAATGTTCATCTTCTTTACTCTTCTCTGCAATGGAGAAGGCAACTAAATGGGATCCTGGCTCTCCAAATTTGCCAGAGGATATCTACCAATTCAATGGCCATCTGAAGCTTCCTGAAGGCGAACTGGTAAATGGCTTCTCAGTTATCTCTGAACTGCATCTGGAGCTAGAGCGGGCTCGCAGTTGCATCAATGATCTTGAATCCGAGCGGCAGTCTGTAAAGAAAAAGATCCATCAGTTCATGAAAACCCTTGCAAAAGAGAAGGAATTATGGAGGAGAAGGGAGCATGAGAAAGCCTGCAATATAATagagcacatcaaggatgacctTATCAGAGAAAGGAAGAATAGAAAAAGGTTGGAAGTTGTGAATGCTAAGCTTGTCGATGAACTTGCTGAGGCAAAGTTGTCTGCAAGGAGGTGCTTGCATGACTATGAGAAGGAGAGGAAGGCGCGTGAGATTGTAGAGCAAGTATGCGAAGAACTGGCCAAGGAGATTAGAGAGGACAAAGCTGAGGTTGAGGCTATCAAGATGGAATCCTTGAGACTTCGTGAAGAAGTGGATGAAGAACAGAGGATGTTGCAGATGGCAGAAGTTTGGCGCGAAGAGAGGGTACAAATGAAGTTGATCGATGCAAAGCTCATGCTCGATGAGAAGTATGTGCAGCTGTGCCAGCTCCAAGAAGAAATTGAGCATTTTCTCAGATCCCAAAGTGGTACCGACATAGATCTGGAAGCTTTAAAAGAGGCAGATATGCTTCAAGGAGCAGCCAGGTCGATCAAGGTTCATGATATCAAGGAATTCTATTACCAACCTCCTGCTTCCGAGGACATCATCTCTGTCTTTGAAGAACTAAAGCCAACGGAAGAGACTAATTGGAGAGAGAGAGAACACTACCATCAAAACAGCCCAGGAAATCATTTCTCCGAAAATGATGCAGTCAGCCCTGAATCTGATCTATTTCTCCTAAATCCTGCTAGAAATTTAAATGGAAAGATAAAGGAAGTTGGAGATGTAAACGGCGATACTGGTTGCGAAACTGTAAGCCAGGTCGAAGAGCAGGCTTCTTGTAATTCTCCAGAAAGAAGCGACCCATCAGTGAATGGGAACTATCAAGAGAGTCAGTCATCAACTAGCGGAAAGGACTGGGATCGACGAGGAGATGATGGAAACTTGAATAGTGAAGCCAGTGAAATTTGTTCTACTGCCATGAAACAGAGGAATAAAAAGGTATCGTCTATAGGTCGGTTTTGGAGGTCATCGAGACCAAAAACCAGCCATAAGAATGTTTCTGCTGAATTTTCTAACGGAAGGTTGTCAGATGTCACCCTTTATTCTTCTAGTTTCAAGTCTGCTGGAATGGCCGTAAGCTCCCGTAGGTAA
- the LOC121969564 gene encoding tyrosyl-DNA phosphodiesterase 2-like isoform X2, with protein sequence MGNSVSSPGGKAIAIAGGAVVLALGASYLWDFLSNDASSTPDAPASRIRNKLAEEVLTDPRNRDGFANGSEASSTRDAPASGRTKLAEEASVTLRPGKMNPKNRHGYPRGSEEFPRRIRCHPMPQFITIVTYNIWQQDVKLNERMKAIGELMQALNMPDIILFQEVTPEIRKIFKEFKWWQQYKCVSHKTPTTKHFCLLLSKLPVKVLGLEHCKDSIMKKKLIVAEVEALGKRRSLVVANGHLKRPNLPDESHTNKRTAQAKEAITILGNYNNAIFGGDMNWSEDLDGCFPLPNGWVDAWERLRPFENGWTYDNVSNQMMIKGKRRLRKRLDRFLCKLKDYKLACIEIIGKDIIPGLRHQHREKDYPVLCSDHFGLLLRISI encoded by the exons ATGGGCAACTCCGTCAGCTCTCCCGGCGGAAAGGCGATCGCTATCGCCGGCGGCGCTGTTGTTTTGGCCTTGGGTGCTTCGTACTTATGGGACTTTCTCTCTAACGATG CTTCTTCCACGCCCGACGCACCGGCTTCTAGGATCAGGAACAAGTTGGCAGAGGAAGTGTTGACAGATCCGAGAAACAGAGATGGGTTTGCAAATGGTAGTGAAG CTTCTTCCACGCGTGATGCGCCGGCTTCTGGGAGGACGAAGTTGGCAGAGGAAGCGTCGGTGACTCTGCGACCAGGTAAGATGAATCCGAAAAACAGGCATGGGTATCCGAGAGGTAGTGAAG AATTTCCAAGAAGGATCAGATGTCATCCAATGCCACAATTCATCACAATAGTAACATACAACATCTGGCAACAAGATGTGAAACTGAACGAGAGGATGAAAGCTATTGGGGAACTCATGCAAGCTCTAAATATGCCAGACATAATTCTATTTCAA GAGGTAACACCTGAAATTCgcaaaatttttaaagagttcAAATGGTGGCAACAATACAAATGTGTGTCGCACAAAACACCAACAACGAAACATTTCTGTTTGCTG TTAAGTAAGCTTCCAGTGAAGGTTCTGGGTTTGGAGCACTGTAAGGATTCcatcatgaagaagaagttgattgtAGCTGAAGTAGAAGCGTTGGGGAAGAGAAGAAGTTTGGTCGTCGCCAATGGTCACCTAAAGAGACCTAATCTACCTGACGAGTCGCACACGAACAAACGCACTGCTCAAGCCAAAGAAGCCATCACTATCCTTGGAAACTATAATAACGCCATCTTTGGAGGTGACATGAACTGGAGTGAGGACCTAGATGGGTGCTTCCCGCTGCCCAATGGGTGGGTCGATGCTTGGGAGCGCTTGAGACCCTTCGAGAACGGGTGGACTTATGACAACGTGTCCAACCAAATGATGATCAAAGGAAAGAGAAGGTTGCGGAAGAGATTGGATAGGTTTTTGTGCAAACTGAAGGACTATAAATTGGCATGTATCGAGATAATCGGCAAGGATATCATACCGGGACTCAGGCACCAACACAGGGAGAAAGACTACCCTGTGTTATGCAGTGATCACTTCGGATTGCTTCTACGAATATCTATTTGA
- the LOC121972244 gene encoding uncharacterized protein LOC121972244, which yields MDSSSRKAAAAMATARRHTADRLLGSVHGRAAGTDLPDLAEDEVFWPAGDSSWWRQPDPDRFRREGEVDRCGPHRRPAAASSAPVVVPAWPSFLSDGTARWEEAEKEVDEEDERWMPPHEYLARAKGRSSSTSVFEGTGRMLKGRDVIRVRDAIWSRTGFYG from the coding sequence ATGGATTCTAGCAGCCGCAAAGCTGCAGCGGCGATGGCCACGGCGCGGAGGCATACCGCGGACCGACTACTCGGCAGCGTGCACGGACGCGCGGCCGGCACCGACCTCCCGGACCTTGCCGAAGATGAGGTATTCTGGCCCGCAGGCGACTCCTCCTGGTGGCGCCAGCCCGACCCGGACCGCTTCCGCCGCGAGGGCGAGGTAGACCGGTGCGGTCCACATCGGCGCCCCGCCGCAGCATCGTCGGCACCGGTGGTGGTCCCCGCCTGGCCCAGCTTCCTCAGCGACGGCACCGCGCGGTGGGAGGAAGCAGAGAAGGAGGTGGACGAGGAGGACGAGCGGTGGATGCCGCCGCACGAATACTTAGCCCGGGCCAAAGGGAGGAGCAGCTCGACGTCAGTGTTCGAAGGCACCGGCCGGATGCTGAAGGGCCGTGACGTGATCCGGGTTCGGGACGCGATCTGGAGTCGGACCGGATTCTACGGTTGA